Below is a window of Synchiropus splendidus isolate RoL2022-P1 chromosome 9, RoL_Sspl_1.0, whole genome shotgun sequence DNA.
CAGTCAGATGCGAGTTGACAAATGCTAGTGATTCAATTGTATGCTGTgtttatttgtctattttttcattctttttgcaATGAACATACAAACGGCAAAACCTTCTCGCAGCCACCACAATCGAATCAGTTCCATGCACAACTTTTGAGTGACGCTGTTTACAAACCGACTCACACCGAGGAATTTTTGCTATAGAGGTAAGAATATTTTTTGCCGTGCAATGGACTTGTAACCTGATCGGGCTCCTCCCCACTGAAGAAACACTCTGCGTCTTCTCACCTCACAATACGGACAAAATCTATGTGGGCTCTCATTTTTCTCCACCAGGTCAGCGATACAGGAGAAGCGAGGGTCAGCATTTGTGCTGTTGAGGGTCCCAGGGTCCTGAGTCAGAATCTTGAAGAACAAAGCGAACACCAGCATGAAGTGGACCATGCACACCTGGACCAGAGCACTTTTGGGCCACACACTTTCAGACAGTCAAGGTATAACGTTTTTTCGTCAGGTACTTTTTCACTGTAAACTTCCCGCGTCCTGATGGTGGGGTAAAGGATATTAGGCATCAGTTTTCCATAGAAGCAAAGCACCGAGTGGAACATTCCAGCGAGGAGGGTTCCCAGGTAGACAGGATTGGGTAACCTGGAAGAAGGACAGCAGCTGCTTTCTGAATGGAAAGATACAACAGGCACTAAAGTACATGTCCCCTGACTGCTGTTGTCAACGTGAAGTTGGTCAAACCTCTGGTACGTGGTCATACGGTGGTACTGTGTGAAGATGCTACTCGCCAGCCAGGGGAAGAGGAGGCCACAGATCAGTCCACCGTAGCCTCCCAACATGGCAGCTATCAGCAGAATAGCAGCTCCACTTAGGCTGGGGAACAACAGGGTCCAGTAGTACAAGACTGGCGACAGCACAAAACAttagtcattattattatccatGCAGGTGTCTGTTCAAGTTACCGTGAGACTCTCTGGGCTTGTGTTGACTTGGCTCGCTCACGTACTGATTCAATAGTTTGGTAAGTTGCTGATGTCTGGAAACATACAGAGAAGACTGTAATATGGGGATTTTGCTCAGCTTGTTTTCAGAAACAGCAGACTCACCTAAATGTCTTCCCTTGCTTGCAAAGGTCCAGAGGCGTGAGGCCGCTGTGGTTCTTCTGGTGGAGCAACCCGCAGCCCGAGCTCTGCAGCAGCGTCCAGCACACCTCAACCCCGCCTCGCTCCGCTGCAACGTGAAGCgctgtcgccccctgctggtcgaTCGCATCCACAGCGCATCTCTGAAACAGAAATCGGCTTTACATTTGACCCAGAATCATCAGGAATTGTGGAAGGTTAGTTGGAGGAAGCGAGTAAAAAAAAGTAAGGAATCAATGAAATAGAACAATTGAGGTCAGTTGAATCGGATGTGCATACTAATATGCATTGGCAGTATCAAATCATTATCACTCATAAAATCATCGTGTGTATTTGGGTTGGTCCCCGTAGCCCTCTTACCAAAAAGAGTATTATGGAGTAATTCCAAATATCAAACATGTAAATTGATCATGCCTGGTCTTTCAGCAGGTATCGCACCACCTCTGTGTTGCCGGTGGAAGCAGCCAGGTGAAGGGGCGTCACCTGATACTGGTCTGTGTCCGTAAAGCGGAACATTCCAGTCTCCCACAGGTAGTGCACAGCGACTCTGGGAAACAGAACACCAAGTCACTGCAGGCTTGAATAATTAGTGCCGCATAAACACAGTTGGTGATTTCCTCCACTTACATGCTGCCTCCAGTGACGGCGTGATGCAGGGATGTCTTGCCCTGCAGGTCAATGATGCGCAGGTCAGCCCCGTACTGCATCATTTTGTGAATGATGTAGATGTTTCCTTGTCTAGAGATGAGAAACACACTGTCACCGTTTACACTCCAATGACGTGTCATTTGTAAGAATACCTGCAGGCGAAATGGAAAGCGGTCTGTCCTGCATCGCACGTCAGGTTGGGGTCAGCGGCATTACACAGGAAGAGGTCAACAAGGGTACGATTGCCATGTAGAGCAGCGAAGTGGAGTGGAGTGAAACCACCCCAGCCTGGATGAGAATgggaaaaagttttaaaataggTCATGATTTTATTCAAGTCAGAGATTAAGCCACATATTTGCAGTAATTTGAAGTGCTTGCTTTAAGTGAATACCAATTTCCTGTCTCAATAAAATCATGATCTtaatttggtttttttttttctgaaacactTGTACGCAGTCAGTAAGTTAGTTTTGCAAGTTAGTTTTGCAAATTAAAgcttaaaattttttttttattgtaacacTTTTATCATGACGTAAGTCTAATATCTAACAAATATCTCATCTaatatcaaacaaaaaatgttaaaatagctataaaattgaaaacaataaaataaatattataataatatatacttaGTGAGGCGTTACTTTATAAATTAGATCAACAAAATTGGACATAATTCCTCTGAATTTAACAGCATCGTGTGATAGGTCAAACGTAATAGCTCGTCAGAAACTGTAATAACGCACATGCAATATATTGATTCATAGATATTTTAATGTTGTTCTCTTATTGTTCTCTTACCTTTCTGCTTGAGCACCGCTCGGTCGTTTTTGATATAGTGTAAACACTGATCTACAGTTCCTCTCTGTATACAGTCGAATATGTCTCCTCCACCAGACGAGCATGCAGACATCTGGAGCATAATCAAAGCCTTACAGAAACCACCGGGTCGAAGGGAACAAAGTCAAAGTCAGTGGTCTCTGCCTACATCATGTAAAATTAAAACAGCGGTCATATTTGACCGATGCTATATTTTTGTGCAGCGCTGACTGACAGAGACCACGCCCGGGACATGCTATTGGCTGCAGCAACACACGTGGACAGTGACGTTTCCATGGCGCTTGAAtatgacaggaagtgaagttgGAAGTGACATCACCAACAGTTGCACCGATTCAGGAATGAGGCAGAAAGAAGGGTTTGCGTTCTGTCACCGGGCGTTAATGGAGGAGTGGTTTAAGAGGGGGGTGGTTATAACAAATAAGATGAGTAAATGGAGGCCTGAGCCGTTTTTAGTAGCTACACGGGCTAAATTAATATAGCGACCTCTAGTGGTTATAGTGGTTTTTAGTGGAATAATTGATCTGAAAAGCAGATTTCCCTTGCTACGTCCTGGTGAAACAGCCACAAACAGCCATATTTGGATGTTAATCTTTTTATATCTctctttatttttgctttgcAGTTTCCCCTCCCATACATTTTGGGGCTAAAAAGTCAACACCTGCATGTAATGAAGCAAATAGGTAAGAGCCGTCCATTGAATTATCGTAACATTCGAAACTCATCCCGGTTTCTTGCTCCAAAATGAGACACAATGATGTTTACATTTGGTTCTAATGAGGTGGTTGTTGACGCTTCTACAGCGGCAGGTAGAGAATTTAATGGGTCCAAATGATCAACACACACAGTAGTTGAAGTGAATGTAGAGCACTGAACAACTAGCTCCGGTCTCTCCCTGACAAATTGCGTTACCATTTTTTGTATGCTGTATTTCTCAATTTTACTGAATTAAGAAGCAGATCATCACACAGCAGTTCTATTAAATGTTATCATTTAGCAGTTCTTAATTGTTGTCGCATTTCGGCTACGTGTTGTATTTGTGCAATGAATTCGTTCAATGTCTGGGAGAAACACacttatattaaaaaaaaaacatatatttttttaatacataggAAATGTACCCCAACACACACTGTCTTGTTTCAGGATTCCACTTATCCTCAGCGCTTTGTTATTTTTCCAGACCAAAATACGATGAAATTCTTATTTTAAGCAAAGTGATTTAGGTATTTATTTCCGCTTTAATATTAAGGTTTTTAGAAAACGTTGGTACTTAAAATGTGACCCAAGCTCAACTATCTCTGCTCGGTCAGTTTCCAATATAAAATGGTGACCTCAGACAATatccacaagatggcgctgtttggCTATGTTTGCCAGGGTGACATAAAGACAAACTTTTGACACACGCTTGTCAAGTTGAACATTAACCCGAGGGGAATGTGAAGAATGCCATGTTGTCCCAAGAGGTTTTGAAATTCATTTAGAATGAAAAGTTTACACTTGGTTCTCATAGTTATTTAGGAACGGGTCTATGATAAATCTGTTTCTGTGAAACACCAATTCAGTACCACAGAACTAAGCAGCTGCCATAAATATGCAGGCAAATGTTTTCTTATTTTAGTTGTCATCAAATGCTGCTGGTGTATACACAACTGTGATTCACGCCTGTCTGACAGCACTCACTCTATAAAAAGCTGTGCTCTTGACTGAGCAGCAGTGGGAGGGCCCCATATAACCAGCCAAACAACAGTTTTCACTTCTCCTTCTGTAAGGAAGTTAGAAAGCACATGACCCAGACCAGCTGACATGCGTTACTGTTCAAAGTTCGTTCTAGTAGCAGCAGATTAGACGGAGGCGGGGAGTCTAACAGAAGGGTCTGCTCAGTGCTTGTCATGTCTTTTCAGGCCACTACTTGCCTTTTTTCTTAAACGGGAACATGGACAGGCGGCTGGACTAATACCTCAAATTTGATTGTGTTTTCTCAAGGCCTGGAAGGGAAGCACCTACATGGCTGTCTCACAAAAGCAGGTAACTGATGTGGGCACTATTTGTGTGGTCTATATTTGAAATGTGAATCACACATGTGAGCAGCACTCCTCCTGGTGATTTGTTTTAAGTTAATGTGGTTGCAACTTCAATAGAGTGTGTGGGACCAAACCATGCTCCAACCACGTACATAAAGGAACCTGTGTTGGCGTTAAACCTCAGCTCTATAAAAAGTTGTTGCAATCAATTCTAAAAGAAATCCAGCACATATGTTTGcatctcaacattttttttggatTCAATGCCCATTACAGTAGTAACACAACTttgaccttttcattttcaaacaggCTCTGATAATTAATGTGAAGCGCCAACATATTTAGGTTGTTCCTTGTTTTCACATCCAGCCAAAGTGGTGTTTTTAACTGAGCCGTAAAATGTTGGATTGAATCGAATCGGCTGCAAATTCAGTCCGAGACCTGGTCACTTAAAACCCCTTCATTATCTAAAAGATGAGATTCACACAGATTATGTTCTTCCAATTCTTATAGTTGGGCATCTGCAGCATCACGCTTGATGCCACATTATGGTTGATGCCCCTCTCACAAGTGGCACATGACTATCAGAGGTCCGCTTATCAGTCTGGTGGTTTCTCTGCATAGATGTGTGAGAAGGGGTGGGTGTCGAGGTTCAGCATGAAGACTTGGTCTCTCTTTGTCATTCATGCCAGGTCCAAACATCCAAAAAAGAAAGGATCAACAAAGAAACAGGAGAGCTGAGTGCATCTGGTGAGGTGTCTGTCTCACTGGATCTGAAGGTGGTGAACGTGGAGGGGTCTCGAAGTGACCCCCAGCCCTTGGAAATACTCCAAGAACTACTGAGGGAACTAGACATCCACAAGTGCTCAACTCCAGACCATGACACGGAACATGACATTGCACGGCAGAGAGAAGCTCTTCTCGTGGAAGCCCTTTCTGTCCTTGTTCAGGTAAAAAGCTGAATTATTCAAATTCTCAACATGATATTCTGCTATGAATATAGTTTTAGATGTCCCTGTCATAGCTTTTCTCTTTCATACTTGTGTCATCATTCTCTCTGACCTCACTCTGTGACGTCGCTGTGTGCCTTCCATTGCTTGGACCTAGCGCTGCAGATGTAATCGCTTctttgtgcatgtttgtgtggcacatgacCAGAACACAAGGTCTTACTTCACAACAGCCAACTCAGTGAAATTGGATATCCGCTTATGGAAGAGAAAGTAGTGCCAACAGGCGTCTATTATTTATAACATGCACTAGACAAATCTGTGGAATCATGCAAGCACAGTGAAACCTGCAACATCAGGATGCACATGttacattaataataattaatatgtTAATTTTCCTATATTGTGCAGGGCATATTTATTCATGACAGTTTTTTATGATAGACACTCAGCTTTGTTGATTGAGAAGAAGGTGTAAGTTAGAGAAAAATAAAGCCAAGACAGCATATTTTCTATGTCAAATGAAGCTAATATTTGGGCTGTTTAAACTCGTCAGTTCTCTCCAGGTTATTCACAAAATATTATCGAGAATTACTAACATTACTCCTCATATGTACCGTCATTGATTGCCCTGCTTGTATCATACCTCTCAATTGGGTGGAATGTAGACTGAAGCAGGTTGTTTTGGTGAGAGGGTATTAACTTTTCATCCATCTTCTGTGGTTGCAGGTCGGAGCAGAATATGACAGGCTTGATCAGGCAGATGTTGAAGGCCTTGCAGTTCTAATCGCAGACTCTGTTGTCTTTAACATCCACAGTAGACTGGGAGAGCGACCTGCAGGTACGGCCTCTGATGACTCTGTTTATGCACTTCCCCTTTAGACATGTTGATTTCCCTGGCAGAAAATCAAATTACCCAAAATGTTATGCATGACTGTAAGGCTGCCTTTTAACTGTTCCTCTTGTGAGTctgtgatttgttgtgtttCTGCCTGGTTGTTCCATGTCTTAATGATGTTCGCTGTGGTTATGTTTTATGGATCTAGAGGTGTCCCATGATATTGGCGGTCAAGAGTAGAAGACAACAAAGCGCTGTGTACTAAAAAATGTCAGATTCATTTGGTTACATAAGTGACTGGAATTTGTCTCTCTCACATGAGAAGTAATATAGATGCATAAGCAATGAAGGAGATTTCTTTTTATGTAACATAAGCAGAAGAATAACAGACAGGTCTCATTTCAGAGGTCGCTCGCGACGAGGTGGTTAACTTCTTCCGGAAGTCGGATGAGAGCTCGAATTTGGGAGTGGAAGATGATCTAGGATGGCTGCTCTTGAAATCTCTTTTGCTGCTGACAGCGGGTAGTTCTGTGAGTAAAGTGAATTCATCAAATTCAGTTTCCAACTGTCTCATTGCAATTCACTGTCTGCAGGACATTTTGACAGTGTTGAACCCAGGTCTCCCTGCAACTCTGGGCAAATGTTTGTACCTGCTGGTGTGCATTCCTGCGAAGACGGAGAAGTTAACACTTGAGGAGACATTTCAGGAGCTGCTTACTCAGGTACTTTAAATTAGATCATTCTGTTTTGGTCGTTCTCAGATAAACCATTTGTTGTTAGCAATGCATATGTCTTTGTATCTACCCTGATTCTATTCTCATCCCTTGTGACAAATTTATCAAACTTAAAGACAGATCATTGTTTCCTCAGTTCCAGGTGACACTTGTAACAATGAGGCCCTATTTTTGTCTGACTGACTCTGGTTCAGTCATCCCACTTCTTACTGTCATCACAACTGACAGTCAATGATGCAAAGCTGACAAGGAAGTAGGCTTGCAAAAGAACACCACCCTTTTCAAACAAAAAGTAGGACAAAAATAGCCGTTTACCTAGTTGAGGTATTTTGGCGTAGAGAGATTTAAAATCCTGTGATCAAGTCAGCAATTTCGTGCACTATTTGTTTTTGAGTAAATTATTGCTATTTACATTTTGTCTTCTTTAGATTGCAATGGCTGATACAGCTTCTGAGAAGTACGGTGCAGCATCATTTTGTTAAAGAAACAGATCTTGAGTCATAAATCTGTTGACTGAATCTTGTGGGGCTTTGCATTTTACCACTTGTCTGCAGGTGTTGTTATTTGAGAAACAATGATACTAACTGATTTTATGTTTTCACCTCAAGCTCCTTCTGAGAAAAACACATAAAGAACTTTAATTTGTTAACCAATCGTGCTTGTAGTTGCCACAATATGCTGGAGGTTAGTTTTAAAATGAGCTCATGCTTTCAGTCTGGAAATCTAATCCTGTATATGGATGACCATTTGTGGGTTAGCATACTTGTGTGCGGTGCTTCTACATGAGGGATCTCTACAGTACCTGTCCATATTTAATTAAGATGGATCCTAGCTTGTTAAATCAGCATTAGGAAATTCTCTAAATATTTTATCCctcctttcatttttctttgtgtttgtttttctctctcactcCT
It encodes the following:
- the si:ch211-223a10.1 gene encoding putative ZDHHC-type palmitoyltransferase 6 isoform X2, which encodes MLQMSACSSGGGDIFDCIQRGTVDQCLHYIKNDRAVLKQKGWGGFTPLHFAALHGNRTLVDLFLCNAADPNLTCDAGQTAFHFACRQGNIYIIHKMMQYGADLRIIDLQGKTSLHHAVTGGSIVAVHYLWETGMFRFTDTDQYQVTPLHLAASTGNTEVVRYLLKDQRCAVDAIDQQGATALHVAAERGGVEVCWTLLQSSGCGLLHQKNHSGLTPLDLCKQGKTFRHQQLTKLLNQYVSEPSQHKPRESHVLYYWTLLFPSLSGAAILLIAAMLGGYGGLICGLLFPWLASSIFTQYHRMTTYQRLPNPVYLGTLLAGMFHSVLCFYGKLMPSVWPKSALVQVCMVHFMLVFALFFKILTQDPGTLNSTNADPRFSCIADLVEKNESPHRFCPYCELFQPDFTKHCKLCDVCIRDYDHHCLFLNQCIGRDNHRRFLCFIISMVIAHLLFVTMTTSYLYDRMPANSHSLASCLPMLAEEFWVVIMALMNGMTLLWEVWLLTEQFDAIAMETTTYFRHCEMTVRQKPIMQRWVAVLSFLLEGRRRVGRGQTREEKTAIDI
- the si:ch211-223a10.1 gene encoding putative ZDHHC-type palmitoyltransferase 6 isoform X1, which codes for MLQMSACSSGGGDIFDCIQRGTVDQCLHYIKNDRAVLKQKGWGGFTPLHFAALHGNRTLVDLFLCNAADPNLTCDAGQTAFHFACRQGNIYIIHKMMQYGADLRIIDLQGKTSLHHAVTGGSIVAVHYLWETGMFRFTDTDQYQVTPLHLAASTGNTEVVRYLLKDQRCAVDAIDQQGATALHVAAERGGVEVCWTLLQSSGCGLLHQKNHSGLTPLDLCKQGKTFRHQQLTKLLNQYVSEPSQHKPRESHVLYYWTLLFPSLSGAAILLIAAMLGGYGGLICGLLFPWLASSIFTQYHRMTTYQRFDQLHVDNSSQGTCTLVPVVSFHSESSCCPSSRLPNPVYLGTLLAGMFHSVLCFYGKLMPSVWPKSALVQVCMVHFMLVFALFFKILTQDPGTLNSTNADPRFSCIADLVEKNESPHRFCPYCELFQPDFTKHCKLCDVCIRDYDHHCLFLNQCIGRDNHRRFLCFIISMVIAHLLFVTMTTSYLYDRMPANSHSLASCLPMLAEEFWVVIMALMNGMTLLWEVWLLTEQFDAIAMETTTYFRHCEMTVRQKPIMQRWVAVLSFLLEGRRRVGRGQTREEKTAIDI